The following DNA comes from Deinococcus radiotolerans.
GACCTGGGCGTACGTGGCGCTATCACGCGGTGGGGTGGGCGTACCGTCAGGTGGCCTGCCGCGCGCGCGGGGTGGGGCGAGGGCGGCGCTGCTGGGGCTGGGGGGTGTGGTGGCGCTCGTGTGTTTCGCGCCGCTGGTGGCGGTGGCGCTGCGGGGCGTGCTGGGCACGTCGGGGTTCACACTGGGGTACTGGCAGGGCGTGCTGGCAGACCCGGACACACCGCTGCTCCTGTGGAACACCGTGCGCTTCGGGCTGATGGCCCTGGCCGGCGCCACCCTGCTGGGCGGCCTGTACGCGCTGGGCGCGTGGCGGGCCGGGTCGCGGGCGCTGGATCTGGTCTCGCTGCTGCCGCTGATGGTCTCCCCCGTCAGCCTCGCGGTGGGGTACCTGCTGGCGTACCCGGTGCTGGCCGCGACGCTGCCCATGCTGATCGCGGCGTACACGCTGCTGGCGTGGCCGCTGGTGGTGCGTTCGCTGCTGCCCGCGCTGCGGGCCATTCCACCCCGGCTGTTTGAGGCGGCCCGCTCGCTGGGTGCCTCGCGCAGCGCGGCGTTCCGGTCCGTCACGGTGCCGCTGGCCTTCCCAGCGCTGCGGGGGGGCGGGGCGCTGGCACTGGCAACCGTGCTGGGCGAGTTCGGTGCGACGCTGGTCCTCACGCGGCCCGAATGGGCGACCCTCAGCACCGGCCTGTATGAACGGCTGGGCCGCCCCGGTGAACGCAACCTTGGCGAGGCCTGCGCGCTGGCCACTGCGCTGCTCGTCCTCGCCACGCTGGCCTTCACCCTGCTGGACGGCGGCGAGGGCGAGGTCACGTGAGATGCTGACCCGCGTGACCGACCTTCCCCCTGCCCTGTCCCTCGCTGGTATCCGGAAGTCGTTTGGTCGGGTGGCGGCGGTGCGGGGTGTGTCGCTGGATGTGGCGGCGGGTGAGACGGTGGCGCTGCTGGGCCCGAGTGGGTGTGGGAAGAGCACGGTGCTGCGGGTGGTGGCGGGCCTGGAGCAGCCGGATGCGGGATCGGTGGCGGTGGCGGGGCGGGACGTGACGAGCCTGCCGCCGGAGGCGCGTGGGGTGGGGCTGGTGTTTCAGGATTACGCGCTGTTCCCGCATCTGAGCGTGCTGGGGAACGTGGCGTACGGGCCGCGTGTGCGGGGCGCGGGGCGCGCGGCAGCGGCGGCGCGGGCCCGTGAGGCGCTGGCGCTGGTGGATCTGCCGGAACTGGAGGCGCGGCGGGTCGCGCAGCTGTCGGGGGGGCAGGCGCAGCGGGTGGCGCTGGCGCGGGCGCTGGCGACGGGCGCGGGGCTGCTGCTGCTGGACGAGCCGATGTCGAACCTGGACGAGCGGCTGCGGGCCGAGTTGCGTGCGGGGCTGCGGTCGCTGTTCGCGCAGGTGGGCGCGGGCGTGCTGCTGGTGACGCATGATCAGCGGGAGGCGCGGGCGCTGGCCGGGCGTGTGGCAGTCATGCGCGCGGGCGAACTGGTGCAGGTGGGGGCGACTGAGGAGGTGTTCGCGCGGCCCGCGACGGCGTGGGTGGCGGCGTTCCTGGGCGAGTCGAATCTGCTGCCGGACGAGCCGAGCTGGGTGCGTTTCGTGCCCGAGGAGGCGCTGCGGCCCGGCGTGGGGGAATGGTGGCCGGTGACGGCGCGGCAGCCGGTGGAGGGCGGCGTGCAGGTGACGGTCGCCCACGAGTGGGGGCCGCTGTCACTGACCCTGAGTGCGCGTGAAGCAGCGGCTCTGGATGGTGACCGCCTGCGCCTGAGTGTGGAGGAGTCGGGGGTGCGGCGCCTGCCGGACGACCGCTCACTCTAGTGTGGCTTTTCGCACAGTTCATTTATGCTGACGGGGCGGTCCTAGGTGACCGCGTGGAGGCGAGAAACATGGTCAAGGAATGGGGAACGCGCCGTGGGGCGCGGCTGGGCCTCACGCTGCTGGGTGCGCTGACGGTGGGTGTGGGCAGCGCGGCGACGTATACAGGGCCGCAGGCGGCGGTGTACATCGGGGACCGCTGGTGCAGCGGCGGGTACTGCTCGGGCAGCGTGTACGCCGCGTTTGACGAGGCGCTGTCCCGCGCCCTGAGTGGCAGTGGCTACGTACGTCCCCTGCGCCAGCCTGAGGGCGCGAGCCTGGACCTGCGGGGCGGCATCACGGATGTCAGCACCGGTGGGGGGCTGTGCCTGCCCTTCGTGGGCTGCGTGCGGGGCACCACGGTGCGCGCCAGCCTGGAGCTGCTGGACCGGCAGACCGGTGAGGTCCGCTGGCAGGACTCGTGCGAGGGCAGCAGTTCGGGCTTCAGCACCTGGACGTGGTGGACGGGCAGCGTGTACCTCGATTCCGATGAGGGGAAGGCCGCGGCGGACTGCGCGGCGAAGATGGCGCAGAAGCTGACGGGCAACGCGGTGCTCAAGCCGTACCTGACGCTCGCGCCGGGCGCGGCCCTGAATGCGCCCGCAACTCCGGCCGCTCCGGCACCGGCGGCCAGTGCCAGTCCGGCGCCTGCGGCGACCTTGCTTGTGCAGCAGTTGGGGGGCGCGCTGCGCGGGCTGACGTTCGCGGATCTGAACGCCCTGTTCACGGGGGACCTGCTGAATCCCGTGAAGCTCAAGGCACTGAATGCAGCGGCCACAGCGGCGACCCTGAAGGCCGTGGCCGCCCTGAAGTTCGAGGTCTCGGCGCCCGAGAACGCCGGGGCGTATCAGCTGGTGGGCGTCACGTACACCCTCCCGGACGGGCAGGAGCGCTTCACGCAGCTGGCGGTCACGTCGGACCCGGCGCTCAATCCGCGTGGCGGGACGCGACTGCTGTACCTGTCGCCGCTCAATCCCCTGCGGGGGAGCGGCCCGCTGGACGGGGTCAGCCGGAACGTGGAGACCCTGCTGAATGACGTGCTGGGCAGCCTGAACCTGCCGGGCCTGTAGCCCCGCACGGGGGCCCTACACTGGGGAGGTTTTGAGACGACTGGACGGCAGGGCGGGGCAGGGGGGCGTGGCGTGGGTGCTGGTGGGCGGCCGACTGGCAGCCTCGCCGCTGCTGGACGCCCTGCCCCGGCCGGACGTGGTGGTCGCGGCGGACGGCGGGGCGCGGCACGCGGCGCTCGTGAATGTACGGGTGGACGTGTGGGTGGGGGATTTCGACTCGTCGGCGGGTGTGCAGGTGGACGCGCCGCGCGAGGTGCACCCGGCGGCGAAGGATGAGACGGACGCGGAACTGGCGGTCCGCGTGGCACGTGAGCGGGGTGCGGCGGAGCTGGTGCTGCTGGGCGCGTTCGGCGGGCGTTTTGACCACACGCTGGCGCTGGCGCTGCTGGCCCTGCGCCTGACCGAGCGGGAGGGCCTGCGCGTGACCCTGACGAGCGGGGACGAGTGGGGCTGGCCGCTGACGCCCGCCTCTCCCCTGTCCCTGGGCGTGCCGACGGGCGCGACGCTGAGCGTGCTGGCCGTGTCGGACCTGCTCGGCCTGAGCCTGGGCGGGGTGCGCTGGCCGCTGACCGACGCAGCTATCCCGCTGGGAAGCGGCTGGACCGTCAGCAACGAGGCGCCGGGGGGGCCGGTCACGGCCTCGCTGCGCGGCGGGCACGCCCTCCTCACGGTCCTGCCCGTCCTCCCGGACTGACGGAAGGGGGAGCGCCGCCCGGGCCTCCCCCTTCCCCCTGGCTTCAGCTCAGTTCGCGGGGCAGGCGTCCACGCCGGTGCGGGTGCCGCGCGTGAACGCGCAGCCGTAGTTCGGGTCGGCGAGCACGGCGGGGGTGGTCACGTCATCCCCGGCGGGTTTCGCGCCGCCCGCTTCCCACTTCACGAGGTCGGTGAAGCCCTCGACGAGTTCAGCGGCGGTGAATTCGCAGTGCCCGGCGGCGCGGATGGCGCGCTGCACGAGGCGGTCGCCGTTCCCGGCGGCGTTCACGGCGGCGCGGTACAGCTGCTCGTGCTTGAAGGGCACGTAGAAGTCCCCGGTGGTGTGCATGGTCAGGACGGGCACGCTGATCTCGCCGTTCACGCGGGGCAGGTCGCGCACGCGGTCACTGCGGGCCGGGTTGGGGTTCTGATCCGGCGTGACGCGCAGGATGCCCGCGTTGAAGGCGGCCTCGGCGGCGGTGGGGGCCGATCCGCTCGTCCAGCGGTAGCTGGTGGTCGCGTTGCCGTAGATGTTGCGCGGCAGGATGCCCGTGATGGTGCCGTCCGCGCCGCCGGTGCCGAGCACGGCCTTCTGCCAGTACCCGAGGCGGAAGCCGAGCTCGAACACGGGGCGGGGCCCGCCGGTGAGGTTGCGGGCAATCTCGCGCAGTTTCGCGCCCTGCGTGGCGTTCTCCTGCCAGACGGGGTCGGTGGTGCTGGTGAACAGGGCGGCCAGGATGTCAGGCAGCAGTTTGGCGTAGGTGTCCGTGCCCTGCGGGAACGTCTTGGGGCCCAGTCCGGCGAGCTGCGCGGCGGCCAGGGTGTAATCGCCCAGCCACTGGAATTCGTATTCCTCGTCCATGACGCCGCAGACGGGCATCGAGGCGGCGTAGGCCACCTTGTTCTTCGCGGTCTGCGCGGTTTCCTTCTCGACGGCGGCGCCGGCCACGTGGCCGCCCATGCTGACGCCCATGATCAGGGTCTTGGTGGGTCTGGCCCTGCTGGTCAGGGTCGGGAAGGCGTTGGCCAGGGCGTTGGTGTCCTCCACGCCGGCCTGCACGTCGTAGTAGTTGGCGCTGTAGGAGCTGGCCGCCCAGGCGTACCCGAGGCTCAGCCAGTAGGCGCGCAGGGCGGGGGCCTGCACGATCAGGTTCGGGCCGTCCCCGGCGTACCCGTGGGCGTACATGATCAGCTGGCCGTTCCAGTTGCCGGGCACCTCGATGGCGTACGCGGCGTCGCCGTGAATGCCGGGCATGACGCCCTGGTAGATGCTCGCGCCGGTCAGGGCGGTGAAGGTGGGCGTGACCGCCTTGAAGGTGCGGGTGTCGTGCACGCGGGTGGTGGTGGGCACGGGAACGGACGCCGGGGCGCAGGCGGACAGGGCGAGGGCAGCAAGCAGACTGGCGGACACGGAACGCTTCATGGTTCTCCTGGGGCGCGGGCGCGCGGGGCTGGGCTGTGATGAGCTGCCCTGACTATAGACCCGGGAACCCCGGAGGGGGCAGCCGCGTACAGAGCTGACATGAGATCAAGTGGCAGAGGGTGGGGGTGCGGGTGCCTGGGCTGTGGTGGGGGTACGCTGCTGGTGCTGGCGCTCCTGGGCGGTCTGGCGTGGTTCTTCGTGATTCAGCCTGCGCGGGCGTTCCTGGCGAACTGGCAGTCACCGCCCGCGCAGACGCAGTCGCAGGGTGGGGGGACGGGGGCGCCGCCCGCCCTGACCGGGAATGTCAACGCGGCCCTGACGCGCGCGGACGTGCAGAAGTTCGTGCGGGTGCGCCGGGACGTGCGTCAGGCAATGGGCTCGTCCTTCACGGGCGTGCAGCAAGTGTGGACGGACATCCAGAACGGGCAGAACCCGAACCTGTTCCAGATGATGACCGTGCTGCGCGAGGTGGGCGGCAGTGTGGGCGCCGCCCGGCAGGCGCAGGCGGCCGCCCTGAGCCGCGAGAACATGAGCGCCGAGCGCTACGCGGCGGTGCGTTCAGGCGTGAACCGCGCGCTGGGCGTGCCCAGCATTGACTTCTCGCAGGCGGCGCAGACCCTGCAAAATGGCCAGCTGCCGGACCTGAACCGTGACGTGCAGACCGGCACGGCGCAGGAACGCGCGCTCGTGCAGCCCTTCCAGCGGGAACTGACGGACACGGTCGCGCTGGGCCTGCTGGGCCTGTAAAGCTCGCGGCGTGTGGTGCGGGGCGGCCCTCCCGGGAGGGCCGCCCCGCACGCTGCCGTTCAGGTGGTCTGGTCGCGGCGGGGCGCGGCGTACAGCAGCGCCTGGGCCAGCGCGGCGGGGTCATGGCGGGCCTGTCCGGGGTGCAGCAGGGGCAGGATGACGCTGCGGCCCCGCAGGTCGCGGCTGGCGCCACTCAGGCTCAGCAGGTGGGCGCCCTCGGCGGCGTAGCGGTCAATGACCTCGCGGGCCGGTATGGCGTTGTTCACCAGGACGCAGTCCGGGGTGCGGCCCAGGTGGCGCGTGATGGCCTGCACGTGCCCTTCCAGGGTCAGGTCGTCGGTCTCGCCGGGCTCGGTCATCAGGCTGGCCACATAGATCAGCGGCGCGGCCGTCTGCCTCAGTCCCTGCGCAATGGCCGGCACCAGCAGCGCCGGGAGGATGCTGGTATACAGGCTGCCGGGGCCCAGGATGATCTGGTCGGCGTCCCGGATGGCCTGGAGAACCTCGGGCAGGGCGGGCAGGTCCGGAGGGTCAAGCGTGACGCGCTGAATGCGGGCCGCGCCGACCTGCTGCGCGAACTGGCTCTCGCCGCGAATGACGCGCCCGTCGTTCAGGTGCGCGACCAGGGTGGGGGGCTGCGTGGCAGCCGGGTACACGCGCCCGCGGATGCGCAGCACCTCGTGAATGTCCAGCATGGCCTCGCTGAGGCTGCCCTGCTCCTCGCTGAGCGTGGCGAGCATCAGGTTCCCGAACGTGTGCCCTTCAATGCCGTCGCCGCGCGTGAAGCGGTGCAGGAGCAGGCGGGCCATGACGGGACTGTCGCTCAGGGCGGCGTAACAATCGGTCAGGTCGCCGGGGGCGATCATGTCCAGCGACTGGCGCAGGCGTCCGCTGCTGCCGCCGTCATCCGCGACCGTCACGATGGCGGTGGTGTTCCCGGTGTGCACGCGCAGGCCCGACAGCAGGTTCGACATGCCGGTGCCCCCGCCCAGGGTCACGATGCGCGGGCCGCGCGCCAGGTGGCGGTTCTGGTACATGAGGTCCACGGCCTGCTCGGGGGCGGTGCCGGTGCCGCTGAGCACCGAGCGGTTCAGCATCATGATGCTCCACAGGGCGCCCAGCAGGGCCAGGGCCATCAGCAGGATGCCGCCCACGTACAGCGGCATGACCTCGGGGCGGATCAGGGCGTTCACCCAGAGGATCCAGCGGGTGGCCGTGAAGTGCAGCGGACCGGTCCACGTGAAGTGCAGCACGCCGACCGCGCCGATCAGGGTGCAGATGACAAACAGCGCCAGCCACCGCTTGACGCCCAGGCCGGGGGACATCCACATGCGGGCGCGGCGGGTGGCCTGCTGCCCGCGTTGCAGCAGCTCGGTGCGCCGCGCGTCGCGGCTGCCGTCCGCTCGTGCGGCGCGCTGCGGGATGGGCGGGTCACTCATGGGCGTGTTCTTTCATGTCTCGGTGGTCCATGATATCGACATTCAGGTCGGCCAGGTCCTGGGCGAGCCGGTCGGCGACGGCGACGCTGCGGTGCTGCCCGCCGGTGCAGCCGATGGCGACCGTGTACCCGTGGCGGCCGCTGGTGCGGGCGCGTTCGGCGGCGACGCGCACGAAGTCACGCAGGTCGGCGTAGAACTGCTCGCTGCCTTCACCCTGGAAGGCGTACGCGGCGACCGCCGGGTCCAGGCCGGTCCGGGGGCGCAGGGCGGGGTCGTAGTAGGGGTTGGGGAGGCTGCGTACGTCCAGCACGAGATCGGCGTCGCGGGGCGGGGCGTGCTTGAACCCGAAGGACATCAGGCGCAGGTGGAAGTCGTGTTCCAGTCGGAAGACCCGCAGGATCTGCGCCGCGAGGTCCTTGGCGCTGAGGGCCGTGGTGTCGATGACGTTGTCCGCGATGGCACGCAGCGGGGCGAGGAGTTCACGTTCCCGCGCGAAGTCGAACATCAGGTTCTCGCCCAGCGGGTGCTCGCGCCGGGTGAAGTTGTAGCGTTGCAGCAGCACGTCATCGTTGGCTTCCAGGAACAGCACGCGCAGGTCCTCGCGGCGGCGGGTGAGGCGAGTGTAACTGTCGTCCAGGGCGCCTAGGAAGTCGCGTGTGCGGGCGTCGGCGCTGATGGCCACGCGGGTCAGGCCGCGCGCCTGCACGAGGTCGTGCATGGCGCCCCACAGTTCGGGTGGGAGGTTGTCCGTGATGAAGAACCCGGCGTCTTCCAGGGTTCGCAGCGCGGTGCTTTTTCCACTGCCGGACAGGCCGGACACGACGACAAACGGCATGCGGTCAGTGTAGCCCGGCCCCGGGCAGGCGCCCGTGACGGGACGGTCAGGCAACGTGAAGGCCGCCCATGATCGTGGGCGGCCTTCAGCGGGGGGGCTCAGCGGACTTTGGTGCCGCTGGGCAGGTCGAGGCCCAGGCCGACGAGGTCGAGGTTGCCCTGGTCGTCCTCGGCGGCGAGGATCATGCCCTGGGACTCGATGCCGCGCAGCTTGGCGGGCTTGAGGTTGG
Coding sequences within:
- a CDS encoding ABC transporter ATP-binding protein translates to MTDLPPALSLAGIRKSFGRVAAVRGVSLDVAAGETVALLGPSGCGKSTVLRVVAGLEQPDAGSVAVAGRDVTSLPPEARGVGLVFQDYALFPHLSVLGNVAYGPRVRGAGRAAAAARAREALALVDLPELEARRVAQLSGGQAQRVALARALATGAGLLLLDEPMSNLDERLRAELRAGLRSLFAQVGAGVLLVTHDQREARALAGRVAVMRAGELVQVGATEEVFARPATAWVAAFLGESNLLPDEPSWVRFVPEEALRPGVGEWWPVTARQPVEGGVQVTVAHEWGPLSLTLSAREAAALDGDRLRLSVEESGVRRLPDDRSL
- a CDS encoding alpha/beta hydrolase; its protein translation is MKRSVSASLLAALALSACAPASVPVPTTTRVHDTRTFKAVTPTFTALTGASIYQGVMPGIHGDAAYAIEVPGNWNGQLIMYAHGYAGDGPNLIVQAPALRAYWLSLGYAWAASSYSANYYDVQAGVEDTNALANAFPTLTSRARPTKTLIMGVSMGGHVAGAAVEKETAQTAKNKVAYAASMPVCGVMDEEYEFQWLGDYTLAAAQLAGLGPKTFPQGTDTYAKLLPDILAALFTSTTDPVWQENATQGAKLREIARNLTGGPRPVFELGFRLGYWQKAVLGTGGADGTITGILPRNIYGNATTSYRWTSGSAPTAAEAAFNAGILRVTPDQNPNPARSDRVRDLPRVNGEISVPVLTMHTTGDFYVPFKHEQLYRAAVNAAGNGDRLVQRAIRAAGHCEFTAAELVEGFTDLVKWEAGGAKPAGDDVTTPAVLADPNYGCAFTRGTRTGVDACPAN
- a CDS encoding gluconeogenesis factor YvcK family protein; translated protein: MSDPPIPQRAARADGSRDARRTELLQRGQQATRRARMWMSPGLGVKRWLALFVICTLIGAVGVLHFTWTGPLHFTATRWILWVNALIRPEVMPLYVGGILLMALALLGALWSIMMLNRSVLSGTGTAPEQAVDLMYQNRHLARGPRIVTLGGGTGMSNLLSGLRVHTGNTTAIVTVADDGGSSGRLRQSLDMIAPGDLTDCYAALSDSPVMARLLLHRFTRGDGIEGHTFGNLMLATLSEEQGSLSEAMLDIHEVLRIRGRVYPAATQPPTLVAHLNDGRVIRGESQFAQQVGAARIQRVTLDPPDLPALPEVLQAIRDADQIILGPGSLYTSILPALLVPAIAQGLRQTAAPLIYVASLMTEPGETDDLTLEGHVQAITRHLGRTPDCVLVNNAIPAREVIDRYAAEGAHLLSLSGASRDLRGRSVILPLLHPGQARHDPAALAQALLYAAPRRDQTT
- a CDS encoding thiamine diphosphokinase; this translates as MRRLDGRAGQGGVAWVLVGGRLAASPLLDALPRPDVVVAADGGARHAALVNVRVDVWVGDFDSSAGVQVDAPREVHPAAKDETDAELAVRVARERGAAELVLLGAFGGRFDHTLALALLALRLTEREGLRVTLTSGDEWGWPLTPASPLSLGVPTGATLSVLAVSDLLGLSLGGVRWPLTDAAIPLGSGWTVSNEAPGGPVTASLRGGHALLTVLPVLPD
- a CDS encoding ABC transporter permease, whose translation is MNLPKLTGWLLALPGLIFVTLCLVLPLARTLREGGVTLDVWRDPYFQGRLAWTLTQAAVTAGVAALIGVPLSFLLSRFEVRGKALFLRLLLLPFVTPTLVAVLGLSALLGPQGWVTRLTGVDLSDTPALLVLGNLFFNVPVLVRLSYAGFARVPGNVVGAARSLGAPWWRAALGVALPLALPGVLAGVVLVFLYSALSFGLPLALGGERFATLEVEIYTLTALQLRLSEASALIVGQLGFTLLATWAYVALSRGGVGVPSGGLPRARGGARAALLGLGGVVALVCFAPLVAVALRGVLGTSGFTLGYWQGVLADPDTPLLLWNTVRFGLMALAGATLLGGLYALGAWRAGSRALDLVSLLPLMVSPVSLAVGYLLAYPVLAATLPMLIAAYTLLAWPLVVRSLLPALRAIPPRLFEAARSLGASRSAAFRSVTVPLAFPALRGGGALALATVLGEFGATLVLTRPEWATLSTGLYERLGRPGERNLGEACALATALLVLATLAFTLLDGGEGEVT
- the rapZ gene encoding RNase adapter RapZ is translated as MPFVVVSGLSGSGKSTALRTLEDAGFFITDNLPPELWGAMHDLVQARGLTRVAISADARTRDFLGALDDSYTRLTRRREDLRVLFLEANDDVLLQRYNFTRREHPLGENLMFDFARERELLAPLRAIADNVIDTTALSAKDLAAQILRVFRLEHDFHLRLMSFGFKHAPPRDADLVLDVRSLPNPYYDPALRPRTGLDPAVAAYAFQGEGSEQFYADLRDFVRVAAERARTSGRHGYTVAIGCTGGQHRSVAVADRLAQDLADLNVDIMDHRDMKEHAHE